Proteins found in one Terribacillus sp. DMT04 genomic segment:
- a CDS encoding cation-translocating P-type ATPase: protein MRWYQFSAEETAKKTGSNPEKGLASKEVTQRLKRDGRNEWKEEKSVSQLALFLGQFKDFMVLVLLAATVISGILGEYIDSIAILLIVFLNALIGFFQERNAEKSLSKLKELNAPLARVLRDGQWTRVPSAELVMGDIVSLTAGDRVPADLRLIAVTSLETEESALTGESLPVAKMTEPLNREKLGPQDQVNIAFMSSLVTRGNGTGIVIGTGSNTAVGQIAELLIDTKRKQTPLEKRLEKLGKILIVIALLLTALTVLAGVYRGNPLYDMLLAGVSLAVAVIPEGLPAIVTVALSLGVQRMIKQKAIVRRLSAVETLGSATVICSDKTGTLTENQMTVKEIFLGGNSYTVTGSGYDPSGGFYRDEKESTDKALIRFLRYGVLASHAKMIRKKKRWLIDGDPTEGALVVAGKKAGLDADKLTDYEVVHEVPFDSKRKRMTVLIRTPEGKLVAITKGAPDVLIDKAVYEEVDSNKKPLAAKDKKVLYEAVDQMAAKALRTIAVCIREFPAGYEPKEEELEQNMTFVGLNGLIDPPRQEAMDAIIDCREAGIKTVMITGDHVKTAAAIAKMLHILPAGGKVVEGRDLDRMSDEELRDEVDSMYVFARVTPEHKLRIVQALQHVGHIVAMTGDGVNDAPAIKASDIGISMGITGTDVAKEASGLVLMDDNFATIKAAIKEGRTIYSNIRKFVRYLLASNVGEILVMLFAMILALPMPLVPIQILWVNLVTDGLPAIALGMDKAEDEVMKQKPRHPNEGIFARGLGTKIVTRGILIGSVTIIAFMLMYQGDPDNLIYAQTTAFTTLVMAQLIHVFDCRSEKSVFARNPLGNIWLIGAVLISMILLLAVIYITPLQPIFHTTDILLRDWLLIIGLSAVPTVLFGFIKK, encoded by the coding sequence GTGCGATGGTATCAATTTTCTGCAGAGGAAACAGCCAAGAAGACAGGATCTAATCCAGAGAAAGGCCTGGCTTCAAAAGAAGTCACACAGCGGCTGAAGCGGGACGGAAGAAATGAGTGGAAAGAAGAGAAAAGCGTATCTCAGCTGGCGTTATTTCTTGGACAATTCAAAGACTTCATGGTCCTGGTGCTTCTTGCTGCTACTGTTATATCAGGAATATTAGGCGAATACATCGATAGCATCGCTATTTTGCTCATCGTCTTTTTAAATGCGCTGATTGGATTCTTTCAAGAAAGAAATGCCGAGAAATCACTCAGCAAGTTAAAAGAGTTAAATGCGCCATTGGCACGTGTGCTGCGAGACGGTCAATGGACCAGGGTGCCTTCCGCGGAACTGGTCATGGGAGATATCGTCTCCCTGACAGCAGGTGATCGGGTGCCTGCTGACTTGCGTTTAATTGCTGTAACGAGTCTGGAGACAGAAGAATCCGCACTAACCGGCGAATCACTGCCCGTAGCTAAAATGACAGAGCCATTGAACAGAGAAAAGCTTGGTCCGCAAGATCAGGTGAATATTGCGTTTATGAGCTCCCTCGTTACGCGAGGCAACGGAACAGGCATTGTTATCGGTACCGGCTCGAACACAGCTGTCGGACAAATTGCAGAACTGCTAATTGATACAAAGCGCAAACAAACACCGCTAGAAAAAAGATTAGAGAAACTTGGTAAGATACTAATTGTTATTGCTTTGCTTTTGACGGCATTAACAGTACTTGCTGGGGTGTACCGCGGCAATCCGCTTTATGACATGCTGCTTGCTGGAGTGTCGCTTGCGGTTGCTGTTATACCAGAAGGTCTTCCGGCTATCGTGACCGTAGCACTTTCTCTCGGCGTGCAGCGTATGATCAAACAAAAAGCCATCGTCAGAAGACTGTCAGCGGTCGAAACGCTTGGTTCAGCAACCGTTATATGTTCCGATAAAACCGGAACACTGACAGAAAACCAAATGACAGTAAAAGAAATATTCCTGGGTGGAAACAGCTATACGGTAACCGGCAGCGGGTACGATCCATCTGGTGGATTTTATCGGGACGAAAAGGAATCAACGGATAAAGCACTTATCCGCTTTCTTCGCTACGGTGTTCTTGCTAGCCATGCAAAAATGATTCGTAAAAAGAAACGCTGGCTCATTGACGGTGATCCGACGGAGGGTGCGCTCGTTGTTGCCGGAAAAAAAGCCGGTCTGGATGCTGATAAACTGACAGATTATGAAGTCGTGCATGAAGTACCATTCGATAGTAAACGGAAGCGCATGACCGTCCTCATCCGAACGCCAGAAGGAAAGCTGGTCGCCATAACCAAGGGAGCGCCGGATGTTTTAATTGATAAAGCTGTTTATGAGGAAGTAGACTCCAATAAGAAGCCGCTTGCTGCGAAAGATAAAAAAGTGCTGTACGAGGCCGTCGATCAGATGGCAGCGAAAGCATTGCGCACAATTGCGGTTTGTATCCGTGAATTTCCAGCTGGGTATGAACCAAAAGAAGAAGAATTAGAGCAGAACATGACATTCGTCGGGCTCAATGGTTTGATTGATCCGCCACGTCAAGAAGCGATGGATGCGATCATTGATTGCCGAGAAGCAGGCATCAAGACAGTTATGATCACTGGTGATCATGTGAAGACGGCAGCAGCCATCGCCAAGATGCTCCATATCTTGCCGGCTGGCGGGAAAGTAGTGGAAGGAAGAGATCTGGATCGTATGTCAGATGAAGAATTGCGTGATGAAGTGGATAGCATGTATGTCTTCGCGCGTGTGACACCGGAACATAAGCTGCGAATTGTACAAGCATTGCAGCATGTGGGGCATATTGTTGCCATGACAGGCGATGGTGTGAATGACGCACCAGCTATCAAAGCAAGTGACATCGGCATCAGCATGGGCATCACAGGCACAGATGTTGCCAAAGAGGCAAGTGGACTTGTGCTAATGGACGATAACTTTGCCACGATTAAAGCAGCAATTAAGGAAGGCAGAACCATTTATTCGAATATCCGTAAGTTTGTCCGTTATTTACTAGCCTCGAATGTCGGTGAAATACTTGTCATGCTGTTTGCCATGATCTTAGCTTTGCCTATGCCGCTCGTCCCAATTCAAATTCTTTGGGTGAACTTGGTGACTGATGGGCTGCCAGCCATTGCTCTAGGAATGGACAAAGCAGAAGATGAAGTAATGAAACAAAAGCCGCGTCATCCGAATGAAGGCATATTTGCCCGCGGACTTGGCACAAAAATCGTCACACGTGGTATCTTGATCGGCTCGGTCACCATTATTGCTTTCATGCTTATGTACCAAGGTGATCCAGACAATCTTATTTATGCCCAAACAACAGCATTCACAACGCTCGTAATGGCCCAGCTCATTCACGTTTTTGACTGCCGCAGTGAGAAATCAGTATTTGCCCGCAATCCGCTCGGCAACATCTGGCTTATCGGTGCCGTTCTTATATCGATGATTCTCCTGCTCGCTGTTATTTATATCACACCACTGCAGCCGATTTTCCATACAACAGACATCCTGCTTCGAGACTGGCTGTTGATTATAGGATTAAGTGCTGTGCCGACCGTGCTGTTTGGGTTTATAAAGAAATAG
- a CDS encoding NUDIX hydrolase, which yields MDYIKWIREKVGQERIFLNFAGGCIENEYGEILLQKRKDKEKWGFPGGAMDIGESVEETVIREVKEETGLDVKVDKLIGIYTKYFDEYPSGDKAQTVVFFFKLQAIDGSLNIEDDETLDLRFFSPDKIPPLVNKQHEDALKDYLSKQEIFIR from the coding sequence ATGGATTATATTAAATGGATTAGAGAAAAAGTTGGTCAGGAAAGAATCTTTTTAAATTTTGCTGGTGGTTGTATCGAAAACGAATATGGAGAAATACTGCTGCAAAAAAGGAAAGATAAGGAGAAATGGGGTTTTCCAGGTGGTGCTATGGATATTGGAGAATCAGTAGAAGAGACTGTAATTAGAGAAGTAAAAGAAGAGACTGGATTAGATGTTAAAGTCGATAAGTTAATTGGTATCTATACAAAATACTTTGATGAGTATCCTAGTGGTGATAAAGCTCAAACAGTTGTATTCTTTTTCAAGTTACAGGCTATAGATGGGTCATTAAACATCGAAGACGATGAAACATTGGATTTAAGATTCTTTTCACCTGATAAGATTCCACCGCTGGTTAATAAACAGCACGAAGACGCTTTAAAAGATTACCTTAGTAAACAAGAAATCTTTATCAGGTAG